From one Pristis pectinata isolate sPriPec2 chromosome 12, sPriPec2.1.pri, whole genome shotgun sequence genomic stretch:
- the LOC127576799 gene encoding interferon-induced protein with tetratricopeptide repeats 5-like isoform X2, whose product MSNTPKESLKEKLDQLHCHFTWGPQKENIDLDDIMYRLQDSINLCLKCKARSYNQLAFVNCLQGNYEEAIQNLKEAEKILKENYKDEFERRSIITYGNFAWVHYHMGQLAEAQSYLDKLEMICKPLTDGPRYTAMIPEVYGEKGWSLLRSAAQYYEEAKECFEKALEKDPDNVEWIMGYATVLFRLESIPGTPESRERSQSVKQLRRVLELDPDDSLAMVLLALKQQEFKQKKAANELVEQALQKTPDYPKVLRNAAKFYRKEQVVEKAVELLKKAIEITPQNSVLHDQIGMCYRIKLLEQIKNPLSNNPQNPEFEQKRELFRQCKYHFEKAFEHRPRSAIKSQLDYADICRRDGEYSKAGEIYSNLLKLDGIRPENIQIICLEAGLFELYQRRSESNAIKLLQKALKIETGSKVWKKCYENLEKWADRKLCRDPHDSKALGVKGLLHQLDHKKSKAIEYFEKALEYDPGNEEYLSALCELRLSIEDRNDT is encoded by the exons ATGAG CAACACACCGAAAGAGTCATTGAAAGAGAAGCTCGATCAGCTTCATTGTCACTTCACGTGGGGCCCACAGAAGGAAAACATTGACTTGGATGATATAATGTACAGATTGCAAGATTCTATAAATCTGTGTTTGAAGTGCAAAGCTAGGTCCTACAACCAACTTGCTTTTGTAAACTGTCTGCAAGGCAACTATGAAGAAGCAATTCAAAACTTGAAGGAAGCTGAAAAGATTCTAAAGGAGAACTACAAAGATGAATTTGAAAGAAGAAGTATCATCACCTATGGAAACTTTGCCTGGGTGCATTATCACATGGGACAACTGGCCGAGGCCCAGTCCTACCTCGACAAGCTGGAGATGATCTGTAAACCGCTCACTGATGGCCCTCGATATACAGCAATGATACCTGAAGTGTACGGGGAGAAGGGATGGTCTTTGTTAAGATCTGCAGCTCAGTATTATGAGGAGGCAAAGGAATGTTTTGAGAAGGCTCTTGAGAAAGATCCTGATAATGTGGAATGGATCATGGGATATGCAACTGTACTGTTTCGACTGGAATCAATTCCTGGTACCCCAGAGAGTCGTGAACGGAGTCAGTCAGTGAAGCAGTTGCGACGTGTGCTGGAGCTTGATCCAGATGACTCTTTGGCCATGGTGCTGTTGGCTCTGAAACAGCAAGAGTTCAAGCAGAAGAAGGCGGCAAATGAATTAGTTGAACAAGCATTGCAGAAAACCCCTGATTATCCAAAAGTGCTTCGCAATGCTGCAAAATTTTACAGAAAAGAACAAGTTGTGGAAAAAGCAGTTGAGCTCCTGAAAAAAGCAATAGAAATCACTCCACAAAATAGTGTCCTGCATGACCAAATAGGTATGTGTTACAGAATCAAGCTACTTGAACAGATCAAAAATCCACTGAGCAATAATCCTCAAAATCCTGAATTTGAACAAAAAAGAGAGTTGTTCCGTCAATGCAAGTATCactttgaaaaggcatttgagcACCGTCCAAGGTCAGCTATTAAATCACAACTGGATTATGCAGATATCTGTAGAagagatggagagtattccaaaGCAGGGGAGATCTACAGTAACCTGCTGAAACTAGATGGTATTCGTCCAGAAAATATTCAGATAATATGCTTAGAGGCTGGCTTATTTGAACTGTACCAGAGGAGGTCTGAATCAAATGCCATCAAACTGTTACAGAAAGCATTGAAGATTGAAACTGGCTCAAAGGTGTGGAAAAAGTGTTATGAAAATTTGGAGAAGTGGGCAGACAGGAAACTTTGTAGGGATCCACATGACAGCAAGGCCCTTGGTGTCAAAGGGTTACTGCATCAGCTGGATCACAAGAAGTCTAAAGCTATTGAATACTTTGAAAAGGCCTTGGAGTATGATCCTGGCAATGAAGAATATCTCAGTGCTCTTTGTGAACTACGCCTTTCCATTGAGGACCGCAATGATACTTGA